A window of Staphylococcus sp. 17KM0847 contains these coding sequences:
- a CDS encoding S66 peptidase family protein, whose protein sequence is MTRLIIPPSLKYGDTVALVSPSSGLAGEDFVQKRIKTAIQRLEQYFHLNVKIMPNARNGIDDLAKYPEKRAEDLNTAFADPNIKAIISFIGGNDAIRITPYLNKDVIKKNPKIFMGYSDATAVHLFLYQLGLRSFYGPAILTDFAENVEMDEYTIEWLYKVLFSSSNIGPIATAPYYRKFGLKWSNETPHIARPKIKNASYDVINGQGIVTGTLLGGCMESLRKLRGTHIFPKPDVFKDKILFLENSEDPLPQHLLEDEIHTLGAQHILDNVKGIIIGKPQNNDGYDMIKATWQKGLAAFHQQHKPVFYNASFGHNEPKCILPYGAMAELDVTKETFVIRDSGCT, encoded by the coding sequence ATGACAAGATTAATCATTCCACCCTCACTCAAATATGGAGATACTGTCGCTCTCGTCTCACCATCATCTGGACTTGCAGGAGAAGATTTTGTGCAAAAACGTATTAAAACTGCGATTCAACGACTAGAACAATATTTTCATCTCAATGTCAAAATAATGCCTAATGCACGCAATGGTATAGATGACTTGGCAAAATATCCTGAAAAGCGTGCAGAAGATTTGAATACAGCTTTTGCTGATCCTAACATTAAAGCCATCATCTCATTTATCGGGGGTAACGATGCGATTCGCATAACCCCCTACCTCAATAAAGATGTGATTAAGAAAAATCCTAAAATTTTCATGGGTTATTCCGATGCAACAGCTGTCCATTTATTTCTCTATCAATTAGGCTTACGGTCTTTTTATGGACCAGCTATTCTTACAGACTTTGCTGAAAATGTTGAAATGGATGAATACACCATAGAATGGTTATATAAAGTTCTCTTTTCATCTTCAAATATAGGTCCTATTGCAACAGCACCCTATTATCGTAAGTTTGGATTAAAATGGTCAAATGAGACACCTCACATTGCACGTCCCAAAATTAAAAATGCAAGCTATGATGTCATCAACGGGCAAGGCATTGTAACAGGTACATTACTAGGTGGATGTATGGAAAGTCTTCGTAAACTAAGAGGAACACATATATTTCCTAAACCTGATGTATTTAAAGACAAAATACTCTTCCTTGAAAATTCAGAAGACCCACTTCCACAACATTTATTAGAAGACGAGATACACACACTTGGAGCGCAACACATATTAGACAATGTTAAAGGCATCATTATCGGTAAACCTCAAAATAATGATGGCTACGATATGATAAAAGCAACTTGGCAAAAAGGATTAGCTGCCTTTCACCAACAGCATAAGCCTGTTTTTTATAATGCAAGCTTTGGACACAATGAACCTAAGTGTATTTTACCTTATGGTGCCATGGCTGAACTTGATGTGACAAAAGAGACATTTGTCATTCGTGATAGCGGGTGCACGTAA
- a CDS encoding DUF2892 domain-containing protein has protein sequence MQLMTDEEKMFAVSVATPWIKGKMDVDHHNIMIDIPNTVLFGLIPAGRRKHTTPLGNISNVYTSSSYKLGRIFGGAIIALFGLLILKLSLFMSFLFILLGVLLVSSGILTVFQYENNGHSITIPLPFFEAHRAESFSETVIHQINQYNDDRNGRLNTQFNIDAQNKHSQAIIDAIKNQNN, from the coding sequence ATGCAATTAATGACAGACGAAGAAAAAATGTTTGCAGTATCAGTTGCAACACCTTGGATTAAAGGAAAAATGGATGTTGACCATCATAATATTATGATTGATATTCCTAATACTGTTCTATTTGGTCTTATTCCTGCGGGACGCCGTAAACATACGACACCGTTAGGTAATATTTCTAATGTTTATACGAGCAGCTCTTATAAATTAGGACGAATATTCGGAGGCGCGATTATTGCTTTATTTGGACTTTTGATATTAAAGCTTAGCCTTTTCATGTCTTTCTTGTTTATACTACTAGGAGTATTATTGGTATCATCAGGTATTTTGACTGTTTTTCAATATGAAAACAATGGACATAGTATCACAATTCCTCTACCATTTTTTGAAGCACATCGCGCCGAATCTTTTTCTGAAACAGTTATTCATCAAATTAACCAATACAACGATGATCGCAATGGACGCCTAAATACACAATTCAATATCGATGCTCAAAATAAGCATTCTCAAGCCATTATTGATGCAATTAAAAATCAAAATAACTGA
- a CDS encoding SdpI family protein, with protein sequence MLLIHTSIILYGLGRLFYNIRPKEINHFYGFRSKKSKKNAYNWDKAQLMFSQLMQKYFGYSSLGGIFFLVFDVLCWVIHHDTLLAISLSIQGVIIGVLLLLIYIQVNSSLL encoded by the coding sequence ATGTTACTAATACATACAAGTATCATACTCTATGGATTAGGGCGATTATTTTATAATATACGCCCCAAAGAGATTAATCATTTCTATGGATTTCGTTCTAAAAAATCAAAAAAGAATGCGTACAATTGGGATAAGGCACAATTGATGTTTAGTCAATTGATGCAAAAGTATTTTGGTTACAGTAGCTTAGGGGGGATATTCTTTTTAGTGTTTGATGTATTATGTTGGGTGATTCACCATGACACACTCTTAGCTATCTCATTAAGCATACAAGGGGTTATTATAGGTGTATTACTATTGCTGATCTATATTCAGGTGAATTCGTCGTTATTATGA
- a CDS encoding GntR family transcriptional regulator translates to MTQIQPKFLKIYNTLYEEIQMGQFPGGQALPTEKALCERFEVSRMTLRQAIKLLAEDGIVTSVRGKGHFVVSQNREHHASSIGQIAHPLQQMSHSAMSLSSLTYRVDLESEYTNHLFPTHPTAVVAMERYYTSETNHTRHADAFCFSFIPISVIDAYHVNTQDEQAIHVFVEEIVYSHASHSDLKLSITQSPAFKNQTYTFDGGDNCWLVVESLYGQQESPIMINKWYLPQQHADVIVSRVRDML, encoded by the coding sequence GTGACGCAAATACAGCCAAAATTTTTAAAGATTTATAATACACTATATGAAGAAATTCAGATGGGTCAGTTTCCCGGAGGACAAGCATTGCCCACTGAAAAAGCTCTATGCGAACGCTTTGAAGTGAGTCGTATGACGTTGCGACAAGCAATCAAGCTATTGGCGGAAGATGGTATTGTAACAAGTGTAAGAGGGAAAGGGCATTTTGTTGTATCACAAAACCGAGAACATCATGCGTCGAGTATAGGTCAAATTGCACATCCCCTTCAACAAATGTCGCATAGTGCAATGTCACTCTCGTCATTGACATATCGTGTTGATTTAGAGAGTGAGTATACTAATCATTTGTTTCCAACACACCCGACAGCTGTTGTAGCAATGGAGCGTTATTACACTTCTGAGACGAATCATACACGTCATGCTGATGCATTTTGTTTTAGCTTTATTCCGATTAGTGTGATCGATGCATACCATGTTAATACACAAGATGAGCAGGCTATCCACGTGTTTGTTGAGGAGATCGTATATAGTCATGCGAGCCATTCGGATTTAAAGTTATCAATAACGCAATCCCCCGCGTTTAAAAATCAGACATATACTTTTGATGGAGGGGACAATTGTTGGTTAGTGGTAGAGTCTTTGTATGGTCAACAGGAGAGTCCGATTATGATTAATAAATGGTATTTACCACAACAACATGCCGATGTTATTGTTTCTCGTGTGCGTGATATGCTATGA
- a CDS encoding LysM peptidoglycan-binding domain-containing protein, whose product MNKKHYFSIRKLSVGVGSCLIASSLLFSSVGSAEEVQKEKNITTETKAEDEKITEKEFGEATPVLPEGEESNEKEYGEATPVLPEGEESNEKEYGEATPVLPEGEESNEKEYGEATPVLPEGDAQQDVEAKLLDEFAQNFDNLTQYDLYYYVKEVKKDPHSFEKLMAEAQTLNDLLTHKPYEDPYDSLQKDVLSKLFFLPGLSNDEKEKFYQEIRENSEHPDIIFDKAVKASKSDTTNVNNNTPIEEITKDNQSNKNDNFNPEAGVVVPDNKDNPSEDKKGTNKDEVSNLEAGVTASSDKNNKANNKSNTTCVVKKGDTLNKIAKEHDTTVEKIMKNNQLTDQSTLKPGQELIVKSDDQTQNQESNKEGFLPETGIDNNPVLFGSTLVGSLVLALSTYFFRRNKKTN is encoded by the coding sequence TTGAACAAGAAACATTACTTTAGCATTAGAAAACTTTCAGTAGGTGTTGGCTCTTGCCTGATTGCATCTTCTTTATTATTTAGCTCAGTTGGCTCAGCAGAGGAAGTTCAAAAAGAGAAAAATATTACCACTGAAACAAAAGCAGAAGATGAGAAGATTACTGAGAAAGAATTTGGAGAAGCTACTCCAGTTTTACCAGAAGGTGAAGAGTCTAACGAAAAAGAGTATGGAGAAGCCACTCCAGTTTTACCAGAAGGTGAAGAGTCTAACGAAAAAGAGTATGGAGAAGCCACTCCAGTTTTACCAGAAGGTGAAGAGTCTAACGAAAAAGAGTATGGAGAAGCCACTCCAGTTTTACCAGAAGGTGACGCTCAGCAAGATGTAGAAGCTAAACTCTTGGATGAATTTGCTCAAAACTTTGATAATCTTACTCAATATGACTTATACTACTATGTTAAGGAGGTTAAAAAAGATCCTCATTCATTCGAAAAATTAATGGCTGAAGCTCAGACTCTAAATGACTTACTAACACATAAACCATATGAAGATCCTTATGACAGTCTTCAAAAAGATGTTCTTTCTAAACTATTTTTCTTACCAGGACTAAGCAACGATGAAAAAGAAAAATTCTATCAAGAAATTCGAGAAAATTCCGAACACCCTGATATTATCTTTGATAAAGCGGTAAAAGCCAGCAAATCAGACACAACAAATGTTAACAACAACACACCAATAGAAGAAATTACAAAAGATAATCAAAGCAATAAAAATGATAATTTTAACCCTGAAGCTGGTGTTGTTGTTCCAGATAATAAAGACAACCCCTCTGAAGACAAAAAAGGGACAAACAAAGATGAAGTATCTAATCTAGAAGCTGGTGTTACTGCCTCGAGCGATAAAAATAACAAAGCTAACAATAAATCAAATACAACATGTGTCGTAAAAAAAGGTGATACATTGAATAAAATTGCCAAAGAACACGATACAACAGTTGAAAAAATTATGAAAAATAATCAATTAACGGATCAAAGCACACTTAAGCCTGGCCAAGAACTTATTGTAAAATCAGATGATCAAACACAAAACCAAGAATCTAATAAAGAGGGATTTTTACCAGAAACTGGTATTGATAATAATCCCGTACTCTTTGGTTCAACACTTGTTGGCAGCTTAGTCTTAGCATTAAGTACATATTTCTTCAGACGCAATAAAAAAACCAACTAA
- a CDS encoding HTH domain-containing protein, with protein MSRSTRLLSIYTRLIHYQNINKSQLSTEFGVSERTVKRDIREIRNYLYDSQEFLDKKDITFDYTTQVYRIPKEFEMNIKKQDLEALLLLLNISNIPVWKDTIIFLKSLVLEYFVQDKTHLFNLINHLEVKHYEIDSSNLLVLQKAVNTSQFIRITTRNYDSISMLPTKLTLYKHEVGLFYRNGQSEKFIPLDQIKDIKLINEKVASYTNEIVLQTRENILLELKKLYPINVIKQIGEDYIVELDIPDTEALHLCITHTTNIKLLGPQYLVKKLKKHLLNMLNLYMID; from the coding sequence GTGAGTCGTTCAACACGTTTACTAAGCATTTATACCAGGCTAATACATTACCAAAATATTAATAAATCACAATTATCTACGGAATTTGGTGTCAGTGAAAGAACTGTAAAACGTGATATTCGTGAAATTCGTAATTATCTTTATGATAGTCAAGAATTTTTAGATAAAAAAGATATTACATTTGATTACACAACACAAGTATACCGTATTCCAAAAGAATTTGAGATGAACATTAAAAAGCAAGACCTAGAAGCACTCTTGTTATTACTGAACATATCTAATATTCCTGTATGGAAAGACACTATAATATTTTTGAAATCTCTTGTTCTTGAATATTTTGTACAAGATAAAACTCACTTATTTAATTTAATCAATCATCTTGAAGTCAAACATTACGAGATAGACTCCTCAAACCTTCTTGTATTACAAAAAGCAGTTAACACATCACAATTTATTCGTATTACTACACGTAACTATGACAGTATTTCTATGTTACCAACTAAGCTCACACTATATAAACACGAAGTTGGCTTATTTTATCGAAATGGACAAAGTGAAAAATTTATACCACTCGATCAAATAAAAGATATCAAACTCATCAATGAAAAAGTAGCGTCTTATACAAACGAAATTGTTTTGCAAACAAGAGAAAATATATTGCTTGAATTAAAAAAGCTCTATCCAATTAATGTTATTAAACAGATAGGCGAAGACTACATTGTTGAACTTGATATTCCAGACACAGAAGCACTACATTTATGTATCACACACACGACGAATATTAAATTACTTGGCCCTCAATACCTGGTTAAGAAACTTAAAAAACATTTATTAAACATGTTGAACCTTTATATGATTGATTAA
- the deoD gene encoding purine-nucleoside phosphorylase, with protein MKATPHIKPMNDVEIAETVLLPGDPLRAKFIAETYLEDVKQFNTVRNMFGYTGTYKGQKVSVMGSGMGIPSIGIYSYELIHTFGCKKLIRVGSCGAMQENIDLYDVIIAQAASTDSNYVQQYQLPGHYAPIASFKLLEGAVDKAREKEVAYHVGNILSSDIFYNADTTTTERWQRMGILGVEMESAALYMNATYAGVEALGIFTVSDHLIHNKATTPEERERAFTDMIEIALSLI; from the coding sequence ATGAAAGCAACACCACATATTAAACCTATGAACGATGTAGAAATTGCAGAGACAGTGTTATTACCGGGAGATCCTCTACGTGCTAAGTTTATTGCAGAAACATACTTAGAGGATGTGAAACAGTTTAATACAGTGCGTAATATGTTTGGTTATACAGGAACATATAAAGGTCAAAAAGTATCTGTTATGGGATCAGGTATGGGTATTCCATCGATTGGTATTTATTCATATGAACTTATTCATACATTTGGATGCAAAAAATTAATTCGTGTGGGTTCATGTGGTGCTATGCAGGAAAATATTGATTTATACGATGTCATTATTGCACAAGCAGCCTCTACTGATTCGAACTACGTACAACAATATCAGTTACCTGGTCATTATGCTCCAATCGCATCTTTCAAATTATTAGAAGGTGCTGTCGATAAAGCACGCGAAAAAGAGGTAGCCTATCATGTCGGAAATATTTTATCTAGTGATATTTTTTATAATGCGGATACAACAACAACTGAACGATGGCAACGTATGGGCATTTTAGGTGTTGAGATGGAATCAGCAGCATTATATATGAATGCGACATATGCAGGTGTAGAAGCATTAGGTATCTTTACTGTAAGTGATCACTTAATTCATAATAAAGCGACGACACCAGAAGAAAGAGAACGTGCATTTACAGATATGATTGAAATTGCACTCTCTCTCATATAA
- a CDS encoding ABC transporter permease: MFLAWNEIRRNKLKFSLIIGVLIMISYLLFLLSGLASGLMNMNREGIDKWQADAIVLNKNANQTVAQSLFNKEDTEGTYSKQTTLKQSNVIVSNENTEENALLFGVTQDSFLVPKLIDGKKFNADNEVIADETLKEKGFKLGDTLSLSQSDETLKIVGFSESAKYNASPVLFANNNTLEKLNPKLTEDVTNAVVIKDKNWKDKQLNSDLEAIEIESFIEELPGYQAQNLTLNFMITFLFIISATVIGIFLYVITLQKTNLFGVLKAQGFTNGYLAKVVLSQTFILAVIGTLIGLGLTLVTGMFLPNAVPIKFSAVTLTIYSVVLVVVSLVGSLFSILTIRKVDPLKAIG, from the coding sequence ATGTTTCTTGCATGGAACGAAATACGACGTAATAAATTAAAGTTCAGTCTCATTATAGGCGTTTTAATTATGATTAGTTATTTATTATTCTTACTCTCAGGTCTGGCAAGCGGTTTGATGAATATGAATAGGGAAGGTATTGATAAGTGGCAAGCTGATGCAATTGTTCTCAATAAAAATGCAAACCAAACAGTTGCACAATCACTTTTTAATAAAGAAGATACAGAAGGTACTTATAGCAAACAAACGACTTTGAAGCAATCAAACGTTATTGTTTCTAATGAGAATACTGAGGAAAATGCACTTCTTTTTGGTGTAACCCAAGATTCCTTTTTAGTACCCAAGCTGATTGATGGCAAAAAATTTAATGCAGATAATGAAGTCATTGCAGACGAAACGCTAAAAGAAAAAGGATTTAAATTAGGAGATACCTTATCACTTTCTCAATCTGATGAAACATTAAAAATTGTGGGATTTAGTGAAAGTGCCAAGTATAATGCTTCACCCGTCCTATTTGCGAATAACAACACACTCGAGAAATTAAATCCCAAATTGACAGAAGATGTGACCAATGCCGTTGTTATTAAAGATAAAAATTGGAAAGACAAACAGTTAAATAGTGATTTAGAAGCAATCGAAATAGAAAGTTTCATTGAAGAGTTACCGGGTTATCAAGCACAAAACTTAACACTTAATTTCATGATTACATTTTTATTTATAATTTCAGCGACAGTTATTGGTATTTTCTTATATGTGATCACGTTACAAAAAACAAACTTATTCGGTGTTTTAAAAGCACAAGGGTTCACCAATGGCTATTTAGCAAAAGTAGTGCTCTCACAAACCTTTATCTTAGCAGTGATTGGTACGCTTATTGGTCTTGGACTCACGTTAGTGACAGGTATGTTTTTACCCAATGCTGTACCGATTAAGTTTAGTGCAGTTACATTGACTATTTATAGTGTGGTATTAGTGGTCGTATCATTAGTTGGTAGTTTATTTTCTATTTTAACAATACGAAAGGTAGATCCATTGAAAGCGATTGGATAG
- a CDS encoding LysR family transcriptional regulator: MHLEDLKAFDKVCELGSFTKAAQALNFVQSSVTMKVQKLEAYYGTQLLYRDKKAIKPTAAGKALRIYIKDIFRLLDEAEQHISHNHQAQLNLGAIETITATHLPQILQHYHQCEPSVAVQFQTGSTQALVNKVKARELDCALISGEIEDQALVAETFTHEQMVVIASKALDVEQSNLTIPIIVFDHGCFYRTYFTSWLKYHDIEVSHMITLNTLDGMLGCVEGNLGIAMLPQSVIQRYPEHKFQCLAVSEPFLPVPLQIIYRKDLFQTDTIQNFINCVKS; the protein is encoded by the coding sequence ATGCACTTAGAAGATTTAAAAGCATTTGATAAAGTATGCGAACTTGGTAGTTTTACAAAAGCAGCACAAGCTTTGAATTTTGTACAATCTAGTGTCACGATGAAAGTCCAAAAGCTAGAGGCGTATTATGGAACACAATTATTGTATCGTGACAAAAAAGCGATTAAACCTACTGCAGCAGGAAAAGCATTGCGTATCTACATCAAAGATATTTTTCGATTATTAGATGAAGCAGAGCAACATATTAGCCATAATCATCAAGCGCAATTGAATTTGGGAGCGATTGAAACGATTACAGCGACACATTTACCACAGATTTTACAGCACTATCATCAATGCGAACCAAGTGTTGCAGTACAATTTCAGACTGGTTCAACTCAGGCATTGGTCAATAAGGTAAAAGCTAGAGAACTGGATTGTGCATTGATTTCAGGAGAGATAGAAGATCAAGCACTTGTTGCGGAGACATTCACTCATGAACAAATGGTTGTTATTGCATCAAAAGCTTTAGACGTCGAGCAGTCTAACCTTACAATACCTATTATTGTATTTGATCATGGTTGTTTTTACCGAACATACTTTACATCGTGGTTGAAATATCATGATATAGAGGTCAGTCATATGATTACACTTAATACACTTGATGGCATGTTAGGTTGTGTAGAAGGTAATCTGGGTATTGCGATGTTGCCACAGTCTGTTATACAGCGTTATCCTGAGCATAAATTTCAGTGTTTAGCTGTATCAGAGCCATTTTTACCTGTTCCGCTGCAAATCATATATCGAAAAGATTTATTTCAAACGGATACAATTCAAAATTTTATAAACTGTGTAAAGTCATAA
- a CDS encoding ABC transporter ATP-binding protein has protein sequence MLEFKNVTKNFKDGNRIIEAVKPTSIKFNKRELIAIIGPSGSGKSTFLTMAGALQTPSSGEIIINQQEVSQMSQKALARTRMQEIGFILQATNLVPFLTVKQQFQLLKKQKKDVMDETSYKKLIKQLGLEKIEHQLPSDISGGQKQRVAIAKALYTQPSIILADEPTASLDTENAMEVMKIMKEQTVEQHKTCIVVTHDERLTSYCDEVYRMEDGVLTRVEGD, from the coding sequence ATGTTGGAATTTAAAAATGTGACGAAGAATTTTAAAGATGGTAATCGAATCATTGAAGCAGTCAAGCCCACATCAATCAAATTTAATAAAAGAGAGCTTATCGCAATTATTGGTCCTTCTGGTTCTGGTAAAAGTACGTTTTTAACAATGGCGGGCGCACTACAAACACCATCATCTGGAGAAATTATCATTAATCAGCAAGAAGTATCACAAATGTCTCAAAAAGCACTTGCACGTACACGTATGCAAGAAATTGGTTTTATTTTACAAGCCACTAATCTCGTTCCATTCTTAACAGTAAAACAGCAATTTCAGTTACTCAAAAAACAGAAAAAAGATGTCATGGATGAGACATCTTACAAAAAGTTAATCAAACAACTAGGGCTTGAAAAGATTGAACATCAATTGCCTAGTGATATTTCAGGAGGACAAAAACAACGTGTTGCTATTGCCAAAGCGCTTTATACGCAACCTTCTATTATTTTGGCAGATGAACCTACAGCTTCACTCGATACAGAAAATGCAATGGAAGTTATGAAAATAATGAAAGAACAAACTGTGGAACAGCATAAAACCTGTATTGTTGTTACACATGACGAACGTCTGACATCTTATTGTGATGAGGTTTATCGTATGGAAGATGGTGTATTAACACGGGTGGAGGGAGATTGA
- a CDS encoding YbfB/YjiJ family MFS transporter, whose translation MNTRQAYQQLLFGMMSLMIVMAVGRFAYTPILPFMQQAIDMTHQEAGILATLNYLGYLIGAIIPMFIVLKSKVYDLKLYLMINIVSTLLLGVFESFWALSVLRIVSGITSGTVFVLASNTVLEALKKANKQRFSGVLYSAVGMGIFLSSIFIFLYTTVETWKSTWLLLGGGSLLLGFLIIIGMKEAPQNTNLKDVQHNKPSQKFTLKFMICFAFAYFFEGAGYIITGTFLVVIINAIPVLSDYAALSWMFVGLGAIPSTLIWSLLAEYIGYEKAIYSAFILQIIGVGLPLITHNAWMIVIASMLFGGTFLGLTTLFMAKSQEIMLQTNQKINMVSLMTIVYSLGQMLAPMISGHLIGNSEHFDLALLFATTLLLLGLLFSILSYHGYKTQG comes from the coding sequence ATGAATACTCGACAAGCATATCAACAATTATTATTTGGGATGATGTCATTAATGATTGTTATGGCAGTAGGACGTTTTGCATATACACCGATTTTACCTTTTATGCAGCAAGCTATTGATATGACGCATCAAGAAGCAGGTATACTAGCAACGTTAAACTATTTAGGTTATTTAATCGGTGCCATTATTCCTATGTTTATCGTGCTAAAATCCAAAGTATACGACTTAAAATTATATTTAATGATTAATATTGTATCTACATTATTACTGGGTGTTTTTGAATCATTCTGGGCATTGTCTGTATTGCGTATTGTTTCAGGTATTACGAGCGGTACAGTATTTGTGTTGGCATCAAATACTGTATTAGAGGCATTGAAAAAAGCAAATAAACAACGATTTTCAGGTGTTTTATACAGTGCGGTAGGTATGGGGATTTTTTTGAGTAGTATCTTTATATTTCTATATACAACAGTAGAAACATGGAAGTCAACATGGCTATTATTAGGGGGAGGTTCGTTACTCTTAGGTTTTTTAATTATAATAGGTATGAAAGAAGCTCCTCAAAATACTAATTTAAAAGATGTGCAACATAATAAACCATCTCAAAAGTTCACTTTAAAGTTTATGATTTGTTTTGCCTTCGCATACTTTTTTGAAGGCGCAGGTTATATTATTACAGGTACTTTTTTAGTTGTTATTATCAATGCTATACCTGTACTGTCTGACTATGCTGCATTGAGTTGGATGTTTGTTGGGCTGGGTGCTATCCCTTCAACACTCATTTGGTCATTATTGGCAGAATATATAGGATATGAAAAAGCGATATACAGTGCATTTATATTACAAATTATAGGTGTAGGATTACCTTTAATTACGCACAATGCTTGGATGATAGTGATAGCTTCTATGTTATTTGGTGGTACATTTTTAGGGTTAACGACACTTTTTATGGCGAAAAGTCAGGAAATAATGTTACAGACTAATCAAAAAATAAATATGGTTTCATTAATGACAATAGTATATAGTTTGGGACAAATGTTGGCACCTATGATCTCGGGTCATCTTATTGGGAATTCAGAGCATTTTGATCTAGCGTTACTTTTTGCGACAACATTACTTTTATTGGGACTCTTATTCAGTATTTTGAGTTATCACGGTTATAAAACACAGGGGTGA
- a CDS encoding aldo/keto reductase produces MEYRTLNNGNKMPHLGLGVFRVQNDDTAKNAVKHAIESGYRSIDTALVYKNEQKVGEGIREALASTGLKREELFITSKLWFDDFGRENVKRGYNQTLENLGLDYLDLYLVHWPGLDEKVMIETWKGMEDLYREGSVKNIGVSNFNITHLETLKTHTSIKPVINQIEFHPYLTQTDLIDYLNKEDIQPESWSPLMNAEILNDATIQEIAEEIGKSPAQVVIRWNIENGVITIPKSVTPSRIEENINVFDFALDEKHMKKIAMLNQNKRIGPDPLVFNGQ; encoded by the coding sequence ATGGAATATAGAACATTAAATAATGGAAATAAAATGCCACATTTGGGGTTAGGTGTTTTTAGAGTTCAAAATGATGATACAGCTAAAAATGCGGTAAAACATGCAATTGAAAGTGGTTATAGAAGTATTGATACAGCACTAGTATATAAAAATGAACAGAAAGTAGGCGAAGGAATTCGAGAGGCACTAGCTTCGACTGGATTGAAGAGAGAAGAACTATTTATTACATCTAAATTATGGTTTGATGACTTTGGTAGAGAAAATGTAAAAAGAGGTTACAACCAAACACTAGAAAATTTAGGTTTAGACTACTTAGATCTCTATCTTGTTCATTGGCCAGGATTGGATGAAAAAGTCATGATCGAAACATGGAAAGGTATGGAAGACTTATATCGTGAGGGTAGCGTTAAAAATATCGGAGTCAGCAACTTTAATATTACACATTTAGAAACGCTAAAAACACATACTTCAATAAAACCAGTGATTAATCAAATTGAATTCCATCCCTATTTAACACAAACAGATTTAATCGATTATTTAAATAAAGAAGATATTCAACCAGAATCATGGTCTCCATTAATGAATGCTGAAATTTTAAATGATGCAACTATTCAAGAAATCGCTGAAGAAATTGGGAAGTCTCCTGCACAGGTTGTGATACGTTGGAATATTGAAAATGGTGTCATTACAATACCCAAATCAGTTACACCCTCTCGTATAGAGGAGAACATCAATGTATTTGATTTTGCACTAGACGAGAAACATATGAAAAAAATAGCAATGCTTAACCAAAATAAACGCATTGGACCAGATCCACTTGTTTTTAATGGTCAATAG